A window of the Fusarium fujikuroi IMI 58289 draft genome, chromosome FFUJ_chr09 genome harbors these coding sequences:
- a CDS encoding related to Y.lipolytica GPR1 protein and Fun34p has translation MSTSPIKTFTEQGADHLERAHTTGSISMSPELFEQLYLAPHSRVKGDLRQKLGNPTPLALGGFLLCTTPASMALLGWRGSGGFGAGANVGAYFWFGGLLMLLGSIGEWILGNTFPSVLFGLFGGFWFTFGSTIVPDYNAYGLYSKTDVVADGLKEGEFYSTFSFFLISMGILCAVFAVASIRTNVVLFTILVILVPCFGCLSASFFAVANGESAKALTYQHAGAAILFVVSLLGWYIFLSHILLSVDFPYILPLGDLSSRIPGATKVKKDTHSEEEKV, from the exons ATGTCTACTTCACCTATCAAGACGTTCACCGAGCAGGGCGCTGATCATCTGGAGAGGGCCCATACCACGGGGAGTATCTCCATGTCTCCTGAGCTGTTTGAGCAGCTGTACTTGGCGCCTCATAGTCGAGTGAAGGGTGATTTGCGGCAGAAGCTGGGCAATCCGACGCCATTGG CTTTGGGTGGCTTCTTGCTCTGCACGACTCCTGCTTCCATGGCACTGCTTGGCTGGCGAGGCTCAGGAGGCTTTGGAGCTGGTGCAAACGT CGGCGCTTACTTCTGGTTCGGCGGTCTCCTCATGCTTCTCGGTAGCATTGGCGAATGG ATTCTAGGAAACACCTTCCCCTCGGTCCTGTTCGGTCTCTTTGGTGGTTTCTGGTTCACCTTTGGTTCTACCATCGTTCCAGACTATAATGCCTATGGCCTCTACTCCAAAACTGACGTTGTTGCGGACGGCCTGAAGGAAGGGGAATTCTACTCGACCTTCtcgttcttcctcatctcaatGGGCATCCTCTGCGCCGTCTTCGCCGTTGCCAGTATCCGCACGAACGTGGTGTTGTTTACTATCCTCGTTATCCTGGTTCCTTGCT TCGGCTGCCTCTCTGCCTCGTTCTTCGCTGTTGCAAATGGCGAGTCTGCTAAAGCGCTTACATACCAGCACGCTGGTGCTGCGATTCTTTTTGTTGTGTCGCTTCTGGGCTGGTACATCTTCCTGAGCCATATCCTGCTGTCGGTCGATTTCCCGTATATTCTCCCTCTGGGCGATCTTTCTTCCAGAATCCCTGGTGccaccaaggtcaagaaggataCAcactctgaggaggagaaggtctAG